One Fusarium poae strain DAOMC 252244 chromosome 4, whole genome shotgun sequence DNA window includes the following coding sequences:
- a CDS encoding hypothetical protein (BUSCO:29930at5125), with amino-acid sequence MKLDTKAMRYLTDEDWRVLTAAEMGSKNHELVPTSLIEKLARLRGGAGSVHRSISALAKVGLIARVKEAKYDGYRLTYGGLDYLALHTYAKRNDVYSVGDRVGVGKESDIMIVADHTGTQRILKIHRLGRISFRSVKSNRDYLKKRQSGSWMYLSRLAAMKEFAFMKALREEGFPVPEPFAQSRHTIVMSLIDAFPLRQIAEVPDPASLYGDLIALILRLAKHGLIHGDFNEFNILIKENRTKSEEGEETLTLEPVVIDFPQMVSMEHQNAEMYFDRDVNCVKRFFERRFHFVPTEPGPFFKHAKKAMTKEGLKRLDATVEASGFTKKMLKDLEAAIKEKVDKTTPQSEDEDDEDDDEDEDEESEDEGKSEDSKDVQTSGGLLGDDVMNSKDDPVEESMSKLAV; translated from the exons ATGAAATTAGACACAAAAGCCATGCGCTACCTCACCGATGAGGATTGGCGAGTTTTGACTGCT GCTGAGATGGGAAGCAAAAACCACGAACTCGTACCCACGTCCTTGATCGAGAAACTTGCACGCCTCCGTGGCGGTGCTGGTAGTGTTCACAGAAGCATCTCAGCCCTTGCAAAGGTTGGCCTTATTGCGCGTGTCAAGGAAGCAAAGTACGACGGTTACCGACTCACATATGGTGGTCTCGACTATCTCGCCCTCCACACTTATGCCAAACGAAACGACGTCTACAGTGTAGGAGATCGGGTTGGTGTGGGCAAAGAAAGTGACATCATGATCGTGGCAGACCACACAGGCACGCAGCGAATCCTCAAGATCCATCGACTCGGCCGTATTTCTTTCCGATCCGTTAAATCGAACCGAGACTACCTCAAAAAGCGACAATCCGGATCATGGATGTATCTATCCAGGCTAGCAGCTATGAAGGAATTTGCCTTCATGAAGGCTCTGCGCGAAGAGGGCTTTCCTGTCCCTGAACCTTTTGCACAATCTCGCCACACAATCGTCATGTCGTTAATAGACGCATTTCCTCTTCGACAGATCGCCGAGGTCCCTGACCCAGCATCCCTGTACGGTGATCTAATTGCGCTCATACTACGACTTGCCAAGCATGGATTGATTCATGGTGATTTCAACGAATTCAATATCTTGATCAAGGAGAACAGAACAAAATCTGAAGAAGGCGAGGAGACCCTGACACTTGAGCCCGTCGTGATCGATTTCCCTCAGATGGTTTCCATGGAACATCAAAACGCTGAAATGTATTTTGATCGGGACGTCAACTGTGTTAAACGCTTTTTTGAACGCAGATTCCACTTTGTGCCAACAGAGCCTGGTCCTTTCTTCAAACACGCAAAGAAAGCAATGACCAAGGAGGGCCTCAAAAGACTTGATGCCACAGTTGAAGCTTCTGGTTTCACAAAGAAGATGTTGAAAGATCTCGAGGCTGCTATTAAGGAAAAGGTGGATAAAACTACTCCACAaagtgaagatgaggatgatgaggacgacgacgaagacgaagatgaggagagCGAGGATGAGGGTAAGTCGGAAGACTCCAAAGATGTCCAAACATCTGGTGGCCTGCTCGGCGATGATGTCATGAACTCTAAGGACGATCCAGTTGAAGAGAGCATGTCAAAATTGGCAGTTTAG